The sequence TCCAGGTCGGTCATGAGGTCGGCGAACAGCCGGGCGTGCACGCGATCGGCGCGCCCCGCTCCCCACTCGTCGAACTCCACCGCCGCCATACCGGCCTTGGCGCGCCCCCACAGGCGCGGCAGGACCCAGGCGTGCGGATCGGCTTCCTTCAGGTGGTAGACCGAACGCTGGGCGGCGTACTCGCGCAGTTGCCACAACTCGCCCTTGTCCTGCAGGAAATGGGAGACGCCCTCGCCGTCGACGGGTTCCACGAGCAGCTCGTCCAGCGCCTCGTCCGCGTGGGTGTGCCGGGTCGCCCCGGCGCGCAGGGCCGCAAGGAACGGCTCCTCCAGCGCCGCGCGGACCCGCAGCAACTCGGGGTCCCACTCGCGGGCGCCGTCGACGCCGGCGAAACCGCGGTAGTGCAGCTCGTAACAGAGGTAGAGCGCGAGCTGTGGATCGTCGCCGAGCGGGTCGGCGTCGGCACCGGCGAGAGCGGCCTCGCCGGGCAGCGGTCCTGTGCCGCGCAGGTACTCGATGAGGGCCGCGGAGATCTCTCCTCGGCTCGGCGGGAGTTCCGGTTCCGCGACCGGGCGCTTGGCTGCAGGTTCCATGCGTACCGAGTACCCGTGATCGCGGGCCCCTCACGTGCGCGGACTCCCTCACCTGCGCGGACTCACCGTGGCGCGGCGCCGGCCACTTCGCGGCACCGCCGGGTCAAGGGATCATCCGCGTGCGGTGTCGATGACGCAGAAGCGGTTGCCGTCGGGATCGGCGAGCACGACGAAGTCCGGATCCTCGGGATACAGGTCCCAGTCGACCCGCCGTGCGCCGAGGGACACCAGCCGCTCGACCTCGGCGGCCTGGTCGGCGGCGTCGTCCGCGTACAGGTCCAGATGGACCCGGGGGTGCTCCTGCGCCGGCGTCCCGCTCAGCCCGAGGGACACCTGGGGGCCGGTCCCCTCGGCGGGCATCAGCACCACCCAGTCGTCCTCGGCCGCCTCGCGCGGTACGTACCCGAGCGCCTGCGTCCAGAACGCGGCGGCGCGCCGGACGTCCGACACACCCATCACCACGGAGCCGATCTTCACCATGAGCCGAGTGAAGCAGATGTCCGCGGGATGTGGCTGTGCTTTTTCGTCGTCCGGCGCGCTGGGGCGCAGGCGGTCGTGCCCGCGTACGCGGAAGGGTGGCGCGGTCGGCATCGGCGGTGCGGGTCGACGCGGGTCAGGTTCGCCCGGGGCCACCGCTGCCGAAGCCGCCACTGTCGTTGTCGCTCCAGGTCGGGCGCTCCTGGTCCGCCGCGCGGTGCGAGGAGTCGCCGCCCATCTGGTGCGGGTTCAGGCGGTCCTGGCCCTGGGGCATCTCGTCCGGCTCACGCCGTTCGGTCACCGGACCCACGGGGCCGGAGTCGGGGAGGCGGGGCTGCTCCTCGGGGCGGGGCGGCGCGGGCTGCTCGGCACGCTGCCGACGGCCCCACCACACGGCCCCGATCAGGCCACCGACGATGATGACGCCCACCAGGAACGGCACGATGCCGCCCACGGCGGCGCCGGAGGCGGCCAGTGGTGTCGCGTTGAAGTCCATTTCCCCCGAGTACCCTCCCCCACCAGCCGAAACAACCGTCCTGCCCATGACCGGGCAGACACCGTCCCGGACCGGCCCGAAGAGCGGCTCCCGGGCGGTAGGCGCCCGGGAGCCGGCTCGGCGAGGTTCTCCCTCACCATCTGTACCAGCGTGACCTGCCTCCCGATCTCGTGGTGCCGCGCATCAGGAATCCGAGCAACCAGACGACGAGCACGATCAGCGCGATCCACCACAGCACTTTCACGGCGAATCCGGCCCCGAAGAGAATCAGGACCAGCAGCAGGACCAGAAGAACCGGAACCATGGCCTCCACCTCCTGGAGGCTGAGTTCCCCGAATCCCCGTTCGTTACCGCGGCTCGGGTCGTCACTCTGCATGACGGGCCGACCATGGAAAGTCATGTTATGAAACGAATAGTTTGGAGATGTCTGGTTCGGGGGAATTCATGCATAGTGCTTCGGACTGGAGGCACGTCCGCGGGAGCTGGTGAGCCAGACCTCGGTTGTGTCCCGGCCGGGCCCGTTTGTGCGCCCTCCCACGGTGACTGTTCCGTGAGCACCCTCTGAGGGAGATGCGACGCAGTATGCCAATCACCGTCAGAACGAAGCAGCATCCCCACGACGACGCCCCCGACACGGCTGCGGCCTTCGAGCGGCTCGCCACGCT is a genomic window of Streptomyces sp. NBC_00414 containing:
- a CDS encoding iron-containing redox enzyme family protein, with the protein product MEPAAKRPVAEPELPPSRGEISAALIEYLRGTGPLPGEAALAGADADPLGDDPQLALYLCYELHYRGFAGVDGAREWDPELLRVRAALEEPFLAALRAGATRHTHADEALDELLVEPVDGEGVSHFLQDKGELWQLREYAAQRSVYHLKEADPHAWVLPRLWGRAKAGMAAVEFDEWGAGRADRVHARLFADLMTDLDLDPSYGRYLDASGAEALAVVNLMSLFGLHRALRGALVGHFAAVETTSSPGSRRLANAMRRNEAGAAAEHFYAEHVEADAVHEQVVRREVVAGLLEEEPHLDADIAFGVDATGWVEDRLADRLLEAWRSGRSSLRTAV
- a CDS encoding hydrophobic protein, producing MVPVLLVLLLVLILFGAGFAVKVLWWIALIVLVVWLLGFLMRGTTRSGGRSRWYRW
- a CDS encoding VOC family protein; the protein is MVKIGSVVMGVSDVRRAAAFWTQALGYVPREAAEDDWVVLMPAEGTGPQVSLGLSGTPAQEHPRVHLDLYADDAADQAAEVERLVSLGARRVDWDLYPEDPDFVVLADPDGNRFCVIDTARG
- a CDS encoding DUF6479 family protein: MDFNATPLAASGAAVGGIVPFLVGVIIVGGLIGAVWWGRRQRAEQPAPPRPEEQPRLPDSGPVGPVTERREPDEMPQGQDRLNPHQMGGDSSHRAADQERPTWSDNDSGGFGSGGPGRT